TGGGCCGGGTCGTCCAGGACGACGGTGATCTCCCGGGCGAGTTCCGGGTCGGCGGTCAGTTCGGCGAAGCCGGTCCGGTCGGCGGAGGGATAGGCGAGCAGGATGTCGCGGAAGCCCGAGCGGGCGAGCCAGAGCGACTCGTCCAGGGTGAAGCCCATCACGCCGGCGAAGCCGTCCGTGGCCAGCACCCGCTCCAGCAGGGCCCGGCAGCGCACCGACTTGCTGGCCACCCGGACCGGCTTGCCGCCCGCCCGGCGCACCAGGTCGGCGGCGTTGGCGTCGAAGGCGGCGAGGTCCACGACGGCGACCGGTCCGTCCAGGTGGGCGGTGGCCCGGTCGTACCGGAGGCGGTCGGAGACCGGGGCGGGCGCGGGTGCGTCGAGGATCACCATGGCCGCAGGGTGCCACAGCGGGCTACCGGGGGTAGGGGGTGCGGGCAGCGAAATGGGGCCGGTCGGGTGCAGTGGCATAGGGTCGGCGGGTGGACCGCAAAGACTTCTCCAACCCGGCGTTCGTCGGCAAGAACATCCCGAACCCCGGCTTCGGCGACGACGACGGCACGGCCGATCCGGCGCTCACCGAGGCGCTCGCCCGCTGGTCGCAGGACCGTACGGCGGAGCCCGGGGTGCTGGCGGCGCTGACCCCGACCCGGCTGATGGTCCCGATCGTCGCGCTCCTCGGCGAGGTCGAGGTGGACGAGCACGGGCACAAGCACGACAAGAGCAGCGACATGGCCGTCCCGGTGCTGGAGGCCCCGGACGGTCGCCGGGCGCTGCCGGCCTTCACCTCGCTGGAGACGCTCGCCCGCTGGCGGGCCGACGCCCGCCCGGCGCCGGTGGCCGCCCCGCAGGCCGCGATGGTGGCCTTCTCGGAGCGGGCCGACACCCTGCTGATCGACCCGGCCGGCCCGGTGGCCTTCCAGCTGACCGGCGCCCGGCTGCGGGCGCTCGCGGAGAACCGCCCGTTCCTGCCGCCGGCCCGGGACCCCGAGGTGCGCGAGGCGGTCCGGGCACTGCTGGCAGCCGAGCCGCAGGTGGCCGCCGGGCTGCTGGCGCCCTCCGACAGCTCGGACGGGGTGCTCGCGGTGGTGTTCGACGCGGCGCTCGACCAGTCGGCGCTGCAGGCCGCCGCACAGCGCGTCGGGCAGGCGGTGGCCGCCGACCCGGTACTGCGGGTGCGGCTGGACCGGGGCCTGGACCTCGCGGTGCTGCCGGCGAGCGCCGAGCTGCCGGGGGAGCCGCTGTACCGGCGCTAGGACAGGCCCTGGGAGACGCCGAAGGGCCACCTGCCCGGATGGGTGAGGTGGCCCTTCTCGCAGGTTCTCAGGCGTAGACCGGCCCGGTGAACTTCTCGCCCGGGCCCGCGCCCGGCGCGTCCGGGACGAGGGAGGCCTCGCGGAAGGCGAGCTGCAGCGAGCGCAGCCCGTCCCGCAGCGGGGCGGCGTGGAAGTTGCTGATCTCCGGGGCGCCGGCGGTGACCAGCCCGGCCAGCGCGGTGATCAGCTTGCGGGCCTCGTCCAGGTCCTTGTCCTTCTCGCCGCCCTCGGCGAGACCGCACTTGACGGCGGCCGCGCTCATCAGGTGCACGGCAACGGTGGTGATCACCTCGACGGCCGGGACCTCGGCGATGTCGCGGGTGAGGTCGTCGAAGCCGATCGCGTCGTCGTCCGCGCCGGGGGTCTGGGTGGGCTCGCTGCTCAAGAGGGGCTCGTTCCTTCGTGCCAAGTGGGTACACGTGGAGCGTACAAGGGCTCCGGAACGCGCCGGAAAGGCAGTGCGCGGGGGCGGAATAGCGTTCGACGGCGCGACGCTGTAAGCTTCGAGACTGACCGGCCGGGATCCCGCATGGGCGCCTGGCCAGCAAGTGGAGGCTCCACTGAGGAGGCCCGAGAGGGCAACCGCGAAAGTCTCCCACCTGATCGACCTCGCGGTCGACGGGTCCCGGTCCGCGACGGGCGCTCTGGCGCCGAGTCGCCGCAGCGCCCCTCACCGGGCGCCGCCCCCGGTTGTGTGGAGCCCCGCTTGTACCGAGCGGGGCTTTTTTCGTGTCGCGGGTGCACACGGTGCCGGAGGGTGCCGGGCAGCGCAGCACGAATGAAGCCCCGCCCAGTGGTCGAGTCCACTACGTGCGACCGCCGTCCGACGGCCGCATCGCAGAAGGTGCAACCGAGGAGGCCCCATCAGCACCGAGCCCCGCATCAACGACCGGATTCGCGTCCCCGAG
The genomic region above belongs to Streptomyces sp. 1331.2 and contains:
- a CDS encoding SseB family protein, which encodes MDRKDFSNPAFVGKNIPNPGFGDDDGTADPALTEALARWSQDRTAEPGVLAALTPTRLMVPIVALLGEVEVDEHGHKHDKSSDMAVPVLEAPDGRRALPAFTSLETLARWRADARPAPVAAPQAAMVAFSERADTLLIDPAGPVAFQLTGARLRALAENRPFLPPARDPEVREAVRALLAAEPQVAAGLLAPSDSSDGVLAVVFDAALDQSALQAAAQRVGQAVAADPVLRVRLDRGLDLAVLPASAELPGEPLYRR
- a CDS encoding DUF1844 domain-containing protein, whose translation is MSSEPTQTPGADDDAIGFDDLTRDIAEVPAVEVITTVAVHLMSAAAVKCGLAEGGEKDKDLDEARKLITALAGLVTAGAPEISNFHAAPLRDGLRSLQLAFREASLVPDAPGAGPGEKFTGPVYA